Below is a genomic region from Acetobacter ghanensis.
CATCCTGCGGCAGGCGCTGCGAAGTTGCCGTTCCGTAGGACCGACTGAGCGGCGCAAGGTTCTGGATTGTCAGCGCCGGATCGAGGTTAATCTCGAGCGCCAGCGATGGCTCCCGCGCGTGATGCCCGCCGATCGTATCGTGGTTAACGTGGCGGATGAGCGGCTGGTGGCCTATCGCGATGACCAGCCGGTACTGGCCACCCGGGTGATCGTCGGGCAGGACGCGACGCGCAACCAGAGTCCGGAATTTCAGGCGGTTATCGCAGCAAGCCTATTCAATCCACCATGGGTTGTTCCGAAAGACATTGTGGCGCGTGAGATGCTGCCAAGGATCAGTCGCGATCCGACCTATCTTGCCCGTAACAGGATGATCATGCTTCCCAACGGAGAAATCGAGCAGATGGCGGGGCCGGAAGCGGGGCTCGGCCTGTTGATGTTCGACATGCCCAACCGCTTTGACGTTTATCTTCATGACACGCCTGACCGGTCTCTGTTCAACCGCGCCAACCGTCGTATCAGCCACGGTTGTATCCGGGTGCAAAAATCGCGCGAGCTGGCTGCCCTTTTGCTGAAGGAACCCCTTACGGCCATCGATCAGGACATCGCGACTGGCCAGACGACGCGTCACGACCTGCCTATGGGTGTGTCGGTGTTCGTCGTTTACCAGACTGTGTTCGTGGACGAAAACGGCGTGCTGCGATATGCGCCGGATTTCTACAACCGGGACCCTGCACTCTGGGAGCAGTTGCATAGACCGCCGCGTCGTCCCCATGCCTCTCACAGCGCATCCAGACCGGTTTGAAGATACGGCAGCTGTTAACCTCCTATCGTGCCAACCGAAACGGCATCATCGCAAGTCATGATCTTTGCGCCCGTCGAGGTCGAGCAACATTTTTACGCTGCTATGGACCAAATTCTCATGGCCGCGTAATTTGTAAAACCCGGTCCCCGTCAATATTGGGACTGTTTACATTGCGTAAGCCAGCATAAACTGTTCAGGGTTCAAGATATTGTCTCTACGCCTTCTGCTTTCTTCCCTGAGCTTTATTGCCCTTCCGGCTCTGTGCCTCGTGCCATGCAGTCGGGCGGCCTCTGCTGAGCCCGCGTCTTTCGCGTTCCAGCGCACCTCTCTTGATGCAACAGGTGAACACCCTGAAATCTGCCTGCATTTCAATCAGAACCTGAACGCACAAGAAACATCAACACTGGCCCATTCGGTCCATCTTTCACCAAAAAGCGCCTTCACGCCGCGTGTTGAGAATGACACGTTCTGCCTTGGCGAGCTTGCCTTCGGGCAGGCTTACACAATGAAGGTCGACCCGGATTTTACTTCAGCCGATGGCCAGAACCTCCCCGCCCCCCTCACGCTCAGCGCCCGTTTTGGGCGTCGTGATGCGCATGTTGGGCTGATAGGAGACGGCTTTATCCTGCCCGGACGCACAACCGGGCATACGCCTGCCCTCGCTATCGAAACTGTGAACGTCTCCACGGTTCGTCTCCACGTCTTTCGGGTCGCAGCATATCAGCAATTTCCCGGCGCAGGTCATATCGACAGCACACTTCCTGATCTGAACCAGACCAGTTTTGATCCTTATACGTTCCAGAACCTGCTGGACACGACCATGCGTGAAATCTGGCATGGCACCATGGCTATCGATCATGCTCCAGACCGATCTGTGACAACTGGATTCCCGCTGGCAGAGACAATTGGCGCAGGACAGAACGGCCTTTATCTGGTGACGGTTGAAGACGCCGCAACGCCGCCCGAAAAAAGCCCCGTGGAAACTGCCATTAAACGTGCGAGCGCTAACGCCGAGCCGCTGGAAAGCAAGCCTATTTCTGCCCACTGGGTTAATTTGAGCGATCTTGGCCTGACCATGCTGCGGGGTGAAGACGGGCTGACAGTCAGTGCTCGCTCCCTGATGAGCGGACAGCCTACTCCTGATGTTACGCTGACACTGCGTGCCCGTGATGGCGGCACTCTGGCGACAGTCAAAACGGATGCGAGTGGTCTCGGGCATTTTGATGCCCCCTTGCTCCGTGGCACCATGGCAGACCGCTCCTCGGTCCTGCTGGCAAGCAAGGGAGACGATTTCGGCTTTCTGCATCTTGACCGGCAATGGTTCGATTTTTCAGAACAGCATCTTGAAGGCGCAGTCAGCCCCTTTCAGGGGAGCAGTCGCGCACTCGTGCAGCCTGACCGCGGGATATATCGTCCCGGTGAGAGCGTGCATCTCCTCACTCTTCTGCGTGACCGGGCAGGGCTGGCTATTCCAGACGCGCACCCGGTTCTTGTTCTGTACCGTCCCGATATGATGGAAGAACGCCGCATTTCGCTTACAGGTGCGGCAGAGGGCGGCTACGCTACCACCCTGCCTCTGAGCGTCAGCGCCCCCACTGGCCTGTGGCGGGCCGATATTCTGCTCGACCCTTCTCTGCCCGCCATCGGTTCGGCTCATTTCAGCGTTCAGGATTTCGTACCACCCAGTATCGAAGTCAGTTTTAAGTCACCAGCCTCAGCAACCGCCGGACAGGCCGTTGTGATTGATGCCACGGCATGTTTTCTCTACGGCGCGCCCGGTGCGGACCTTAAAAGTGACAGTTCCTACAAACTTGTTCCTACGACCGATCCAATACCAGACCACACAGGCTGGGCTTTCGGGTTGGAGAACGAGGAGACACCATCAGTCAGCGACGACATCAACGCGGCTCCAACTGACCGTGAAGGTCATACGCAGCTGACCTTCACGCCGGATATTCCTCAGGGCCTTACCCGGCCGCTCGCCCTTGATATACGCGCTGGTTTTCTTGACCCCATGGGGCGGCGCGTGGGTGAGCACTTTACAATTCCCGTCCGCCGCACCGCACCACTGATCGGCCTCCATGTCGCGACAGATGCCTCCTCCAGCATGGGCAGTGCTGTTATCCCCATTGATCTTGCAAGCTTCGCGCCTGACAACCATCCAGTTGCCATCGGCAAAATTCACTGGACCCTGTCACGCGTCAACCGGATCTATAACTGGTCCCACACACCAGACAATGGCTGGACCTTCAGCAGCCACACCGTGGACGTACCCATGCGCTCGGGCGATCTTGCAACAGATGCCAAAGGCACAGCGCGGATCACCCCAATGCTGGACTGGGGCGAATATCGCCTGAGTGCCATCCCGAGCGAAAGTGGCGGCGTAACAGGCAGTTCACTCCGCTTTCAGGTCGGCTGGGGAGGAAACGGTGATGCCAGCACACCGGACCATCTGCCGCTCAGCGTGCGCGATACACATATCGCTTCAGGCGGCAGCACGGTTATCCACATTGGCGGTGGTTTTGCCGGGCAGGCCCAGATAACGCTTGCAACAGACCGTGTGCTTAACACACGTTTTGTGGACGTCCCGAAAGAAGGGCTGGACGTGCCCGTAACCGCCACACCGGACTGGCATTCCGGCGCCTATGCACTGGTCACACTCTATCGCCCCCTCAACAGCCCCTCCGGCCTGCGCCCGCATGACCCTGTGCGGGCGGTTGGTGTCACATGGATTGGTGTCAATCAGGACACGCATCGGCTGAATGTAACGCTTGATGCGCCCGGCATCGTCACCCCGCGCCATCGCATCACCATTCCCGTGACGGTTCAGGCCAGTCAGGGTCGCCCGGTGGGGCATGTGCAGGTCGCGGTGTCCGCAGTCGATCAGGGTATTCTCAACCTCACCCATTTCACGCCGCTCAACCTGTTTGATGCCCTTTACGGTCGCCCCCGTCTTGGGCTGGACATGCTGGACAACTACGGGTCTCTGCTACTGAGTGATGCGAAAAACGGCCGGATCCGGTCTGGGGGGGATGTAACGTCAAACGACAGCAGTGCGGATGGCCCGCCCGTGCGAACAACGGAAAGCATCGCGCTGTTTGATGGCCCTGTCGCACTCGACAGCTCCGGGCACGGCACTCTCTCGTTCAATGTGCCGGATTTTGACGGTCAGCTTCACCTGATGGCCTCGGCATGGAGCAAAGATGCCGTTGGTAACGCGCAGGCAGACATCACCGCACGAGACCCGGTTTTCCCCGATCTGGGATTGCCACGGTTCCTCGCTCCGGGGGATACGGCACAGGCACAGGTCTCCATTATCAACGTTGATGCGCCATCAGCACCTTACGAGGTTCAGATCACCACGGATGGGCCGCTCCGTGTTCTTGGCTCCAGCACACTCAGCGCCCCTGTCAAACCCGGTGGGCGCGCTGACCTGCGTGTTGCGCTGGCCGCCACCCCCACCCTGCCGGGCCGTACCGCCATTGCGCATGTCCATCTCACATTGCGCCGACCCGGCACATCAAAAGCGCTGCT
It encodes:
- a CDS encoding L,D-transpeptidase scaffold domain-containing protein; amino-acid sequence: MAGLSACTTISDRASTEIGHALNAPSALTVEGDTLNIGLLRRFYGRHDFEPVWDNHPAQAQAILKAIAHAGDQGLDPALFHADLLRDDSNLTPLERELLLSDAALSYADALAHGAVPPERRADNQALTPAAVDVAAKVRQSLDTPDPAAMIEGLAPTTPTYHILRQALRSCRSVGPTERRKVLDCQRRIEVNLERQRWLPRVMPADRIVVNVADERLVAYRDDQPVLATRVIVGQDATRNQSPEFQAVIAASLFNPPWVVPKDIVAREMLPRISRDPTYLARNRMIMLPNGEIEQMAGPEAGLGLLMFDMPNRFDVYLHDTPDRSLFNRANRRISHGCIRVQKSRELAALLLKEPLTAIDQDIATGQTTRHDLPMGVSVFVVYQTVFVDENGVLRYAPDFYNRDPALWEQLHRPPRRPHASHSASRPV
- a CDS encoding alpha-2-macroglobulin family protein, whose amino-acid sequence is MSLRLLLSSLSFIALPALCLVPCSRAASAEPASFAFQRTSLDATGEHPEICLHFNQNLNAQETSTLAHSVHLSPKSAFTPRVENDTFCLGELAFGQAYTMKVDPDFTSADGQNLPAPLTLSARFGRRDAHVGLIGDGFILPGRTTGHTPALAIETVNVSTVRLHVFRVAAYQQFPGAGHIDSTLPDLNQTSFDPYTFQNLLDTTMREIWHGTMAIDHAPDRSVTTGFPLAETIGAGQNGLYLVTVEDAATPPEKSPVETAIKRASANAEPLESKPISAHWVNLSDLGLTMLRGEDGLTVSARSLMSGQPTPDVTLTLRARDGGTLATVKTDASGLGHFDAPLLRGTMADRSSVLLASKGDDFGFLHLDRQWFDFSEQHLEGAVSPFQGSSRALVQPDRGIYRPGESVHLLTLLRDRAGLAIPDAHPVLVLYRPDMMEERRISLTGAAEGGYATTLPLSVSAPTGLWRADILLDPSLPAIGSAHFSVQDFVPPSIEVSFKSPASATAGQAVVIDATACFLYGAPGADLKSDSSYKLVPTTDPIPDHTGWAFGLENEETPSVSDDINAAPTDREGHTQLTFTPDIPQGLTRPLALDIRAGFLDPMGRRVGEHFTIPVRRTAPLIGLHVATDASSSMGSAVIPIDLASFAPDNHPVAIGKIHWTLSRVNRIYNWSHTPDNGWTFSSHTVDVPMRSGDLATDAKGTARITPMLDWGEYRLSAIPSESGGVTGSSLRFQVGWGGNGDASTPDHLPLSVRDTHIASGGSTVIHIGGGFAGQAQITLATDRVLNTRFVDVPKEGLDVPVTATPDWHSGAYALVTLYRPLNSPSGLRPHDPVRAVGVTWIGVNQDTHRLNVTLDAPGIVTPRHRITIPVTVQASQGRPVGHVQVAVSAVDQGILNLTHFTPLNLFDALYGRPRLGLDMLDNYGSLLLSDAKNGRIRSGGDVTSNDSSADGPPVRTTESIALFDGPVALDSSGHGTLSFNVPDFDGQLHLMASAWSKDAVGNAQADITARDPVFPDLGLPRFLAPGDTAQAQVSIINVDAPSAPYEVQITTDGPLRVLGSSTLSAPVKPGGRADLRVALAATPTLPGRTAIAHVHLTLRRPGTSKALLTRSWPIGIRLAHVPLTVSRTAPLPPGSHKTWDRTELAGFNPADARITLNISVSDGLDTVGLQESLQSIVWGDSDTLAAQARALLQQGNPPLSETHDHSNTPGQSIQSAINTLFDRQNPSGEIGQWDRSDGLSLPDDLDYLADFLIRAKAAGYTVPEDRLGLLLDNIESEQLQSQSVDDEEDDSERQAERLNTRAYAAYVLARAGRLHPDEIHTLADSLVARQDGTHVNYVWADTAGSNAQANPLALGHLAVALAMDDAPEDNSATSPEALLDAAISALGPSRTGKPDLWDYRYWTYVRDLAGLAALTAEAHDDRRTHLLIGRFGKLTLSPDMLTTATRTALLEAASALNKDTDGRSVRVQGRSNATPLRLPLAYPFDSAALEKGLQVENTGRKMLFSTLTVQGEPAGNIKSLTNGLTLAMQGFTLTGQPFDLTHMQQNDRFIISLKGTALHPGNYLVGITSLLPAGWEIESIVSPEDAAKDAASDDQDMDNTENDRAKPPYAFLGTLSNTEHAAAQDDRFSALVRFTTQSPDVATRSFHVAYIVRAITPGRFTLPEAMVSARHLPSLMARTASGTVEITAH